In a genomic window of Brassica rapa cultivar Chiifu-401-42 chromosome A10, CAAS_Brap_v3.01, whole genome shotgun sequence:
- the LOC103847000 gene encoding ubiquitin carboxyl-terminal hydrolase 12 isoform X1 — translation MTIMTPPPGDQQEDEEMLVPHSDLVDGTTQPMEVSETEAAVSTVENQQPAEDPPTLKFTWTVPNFSRQNTRKHYSDVFVVGGYKWRILIFPKGNNVDHLSMYLDVADAATLPYGWSRYAQFSLAVVNQIHTRYTIRKETQHQFNARESDWGFTSFMPLSELYDPSRGYLVNDTVFVEAEVAVRKVLDYWSYDSKKETGFVGLKNQGATCYMNSLLQTLYHIPYFRKAVYHMPTTENDAPTASIPLALQSLFYKLQYNDTSVATKELTKSFGWDTYDSFMQHDVQELNRVLSEKLEDKMKGTVVEGTIQQLFEGHHMNYIECINVDYKSTRKESFYDLQLDVKGCKDVYASFDKYVEVERLEGDNKYHAEGHGLQDAKKGVLFIDFPPVLQLQLKRFEYDFMRDTMVKINDRYEFPLELDLDRENGKYLSPDADRSVRNLYTLHSVLVHSGGVHGGHYYAFIRPTLSDQWYKFDDERVTKEDLKRALEEQYGGEEELPQTNPGFNNPPFKFTKYSNAYMLVYIRESDKDKIICNVDEKDIAEHLRIRLKKEQEEKEEKRKYKAQAHLFTIIKVARDQDLKEQIGKDIYFDLVDHDKVRSFRIQKQTPFQQFKEEVAKEFGVPVQLQRFWIWAKRQNHTYRPNRPLTPQEELQPVGQIREASNKANTAELKLFLEVELLVERPIPPPDKSKEDILLFFKLYDPEKQELRYVGRLMVKSSSKPMDITGKLNEMAGFAPDEEIELFEEIKFEPCVMCEHLDKKTSFKLCQIEDGDIICFQKPLGNKETECRYPAVPSFLEYVQNRQLVRFRALEKPKEDEFVLELSKLHTYDDVVERVAEKLGLDDPSKLRLTSHNCYSQQPKPQPIKYRGVDHLSDMLVHYNQTSDILYYEILDIPLPELQGLKTLKVAFHHATKEEVVIHNIRLPKQSTVGDVINELKTKVELSHPDAELRILEVFYHKIYKIFPLTERIENINDQYWTLRAEEIPEEEKNIGPNDRLILVYHFAKETGQNQQVQNFGEPFFLVIHEGETLEEIKNRIQKKLHVSDEDFAKWKFAFMSMGRPEYLQDSDVVYNRFQRRDVYGAFEQYLGLEHTDTSPKRAYSANQSRHTYEKPVKIYN, via the exons ATGACTATAATGACTCCGCCTCCCGGTGAT CAGCAGGAGGATGAGGAGATGCTTGTGCCGCATTCAGATTTGGTTGACGGCACTACTCAGCCCATGGAAG TTTCGGAAACTGAGGCTGCTGTGAGTACTGTGGAGAACCAGCAGCCAGCTGAGGATCCTCCCACTCTGAAATTCACGTGGACTGTCCCTAACTTCTCTAGGCAGAACACCAGGAAGCATTACTCTGATGTATTTGTCGTTGGAGGTTACAAATG GCGCATATTAATTTTCCCGAAAGGGAACAATGTCGACCATTTGTCCATGTACTTGGATGTTGCTGATGCTGCGACTTTGCCTTACGGTTGGAGCCGATACGCTCAGTTCAGTCTGGCTGTGGTTAATCAAATCCACACCAGATATACCATTAGAAAAG AAACGCAACATCAATTCAATGCAAGAGAAAGCGACTGGGGATTTACATCATTCATGCCTCTCAGCGAACTTTATGATCCTAGTAGAGGTTATTTAGTGAATGATACTGTTTTCGTTGAAGCTGAAGTCGCTGTACGGAAGGTTCTTGATTACTGGTCATACGACTCTAAGAAAGAGACTGGTTTTGTTGGTCTTAAGAACCAAGGTGCCACTTGCTACATGAATTCTCTCCTACAGACACTATACCACATACCTTACTTCAGAAAG GCTGTATACCACATGCCGACAACTGAGAACGACGCGCCCACAGCAAGTATACCTTTGGCTCTCCAAAGTTTGTTTTACAAGCTCCAATATAACGACACTAGTGTTGCGACTAAAGAGCTGACAAAGTCGTTTGGTTGGGATACATATGATTCTTTCATGCAACATGATGTTCAAGAACTCAATCGAGTTCTCAGCGAAAAACTTGAGGACAAGATGAAG GGAACTGTTGTGGAGGGAACAATACAACAGCTATTTGAGGGTCACCATATGAATTACATTGAGTGCATAAATGTAGATTACAAATCTACACGGAAAGAATCATTTTATG ACCTTCAGCTGGATGTTAAAGGCTGCAAGGATGTTTATGCTTCTTTTGACAAATATGTTGAAGTTGAACGCCTTGAAGGAGACAACAAATATCATGCAGAAGGACATGGTTTACAG GATGCAAAAAAAGGCGTTCTTTTCATCGACTTTCCAccggttcttcagcttcagctcaAGAGGTTTGAATATGACTTCATGAGGGACACCATGGTGAAG ATAAATGATCGGTATGAATTCCCTCTTGAACTGGATCTTGATAGAGAGAATGGAAAGTATTTATCCCCTGATGCTGACAGGAGTGTCCGCAACCTTTACACGCTTCACAG TGTGTTAGTTCATAGTGGAGGAGTACATGGTGGGCACTATTACGCTTTTATAAGGCCGACGCTCTCTGATCAATG GTATAAATTTGATGATGAACGAGTAACCAAAGAAGATTTGAAAAGGGCATTGGAGGAGCAATATGGTGGTGAAGAAGAG CTACCACAAACTAATCCTGGTTTCAATAACCCTCCTTTCAAATTCACAAAGTACTCGAATGCATACATGCTTGTATATATCCGGGAAAGTGACAAAGATAAAATTATCTGCAACGTTGATGAGAAAGACATTGCTGAACATTTAAGG ATAAGGCTGAAGAAAGAACAGGAAGAAAAGGaggaaaaaagaaaatacaAGGCACAAGCTCACCTTTTTACGATAATTAAG GTTGCAAGGGATCAAGACCTAAAGGAACAAATTGggaaagatatatattttgatcTTGTTGATCATGACAAAGTTCGTAGTTTCCGGATTCAGAAACAGACGCCATTTCAACAATTTAAG GAGGAAGTGGCCAAAGAATTTGGTGTACCTGTTCAGCTACAGAGGTTCTGGATTTGGGCAAAGCGACAAAACCATACCTATCGTCCCAATCGCCCCCTTACTCCTCAGGAGGAATTGCAACCG GTTGGACAAATAAGAGAAGCATCTAACAAGGCAAACACTGCAGAACTTAAGCTGTTTTTGGAAGTGGAGTTACTG GTTGAACGTCCTATTCCTCCTCCTGACAAATCGAAAGAAGatattcttcttttctttaagCTTTATGACCCCGAGAAGCAAGAGTTGAG GTATGTTGGTAGACTGATGGTGAAAAGTTCCAGTAAGCCTATGGATATAACTGGAAAATTGAATGAAATGGCTGGCTTCGCTCCTGATGAAGAAATAGAACTATTTGAG GAAATCAAGTTTGAGCCATGTGTAATGTGCGAACACCTGGATAAGAAAACTTCGTTCAAACTGTGTCAA ATCGAAGATGGAGATATCATTTGCTTTCAGAAACCTCTTGGTAACAAGGAGACTGAGTGCCGTTATCCAGCTGTACCTTCGTTCCTTGAATATGTCCAGAATCGACAG CTGGTCCGATTTCGTGCTCTGGAAAAACCTAAAGAAGATGAATTTGTTTTGGAGTT GTCAAAGTTGCACACTTATGACGATGTCGTGGAAAGAGTGGCCGAGAAGCTTGGTCTTGACGATccatccaagcttaggcttacATCTCACAATTGCTATTCCCAGCAACCCAAGCCTCAGCCTATCAAATACCGTGGGGTAGACCATCTGTCAGATATGTTAGTACACTACAATCAG ACGTCTGATATCTTGTATTATGAAATTCTGGACATTCCTCTTCCAGAATTGCAAGGTCTGAAAACCTTAAAAGTTGCTTTCCATCATGCCACGAAGGAAGAG GTGGTAATCCACAATATCAGACTACCTAAACAAAGTACAGTCGGAGATGTTATCAATGAACTTAAAACAAAG GTGGAGCTGTCGCATCCAGATGCAGAACTGAGAATACTTGAGGTGTTTTACCACAAGATCTACAAG ATTTTCCCATTAACTGAAAGAATTGAGAATATAAACGACCAGTACTGGACTTTGCGAGCTGAGGAG ATTCctgaagaagagaaaaatattGGTCCAAATGATCGCTTAATTCTAGTGTACCACTTTGCTAAGGAGACTGGACAAAATCAG CAAGTGCAAAACTTCGGGGAGCCGTTCTTCTTGGTAATCCATGAAGGTGAAACTCTTGAAGAAATCAAGAACCGTATCCAAAAGAAACTGCATGTATCTGATGAGGACTTTGCCAAG TGGAAGTTTGCGTTTATGTCAATGGGGCGTCCGGAGTACTTGCAGGACTCGGATGTTGTTTACAATCGCTTTCAG AGAAGGGATGTCTACGGTGCCTTTGAGCAGTACCTTGGGTTGGAGCACACTGATACCAGTCCTAAGAGGGCTTACTCTGCAAACCAG AGCCGACACACTTATGAGAAGCCGGTGAAAATATACAATTAG
- the LOC103847000 gene encoding ubiquitin carboxyl-terminal hydrolase 12 isoform X2: MTIMTPPPGDQEDEEMLVPHSDLVDGTTQPMEVSETEAAVSTVENQQPAEDPPTLKFTWTVPNFSRQNTRKHYSDVFVVGGYKWRILIFPKGNNVDHLSMYLDVADAATLPYGWSRYAQFSLAVVNQIHTRYTIRKETQHQFNARESDWGFTSFMPLSELYDPSRGYLVNDTVFVEAEVAVRKVLDYWSYDSKKETGFVGLKNQGATCYMNSLLQTLYHIPYFRKAVYHMPTTENDAPTASIPLALQSLFYKLQYNDTSVATKELTKSFGWDTYDSFMQHDVQELNRVLSEKLEDKMKGTVVEGTIQQLFEGHHMNYIECINVDYKSTRKESFYDLQLDVKGCKDVYASFDKYVEVERLEGDNKYHAEGHGLQDAKKGVLFIDFPPVLQLQLKRFEYDFMRDTMVKINDRYEFPLELDLDRENGKYLSPDADRSVRNLYTLHSVLVHSGGVHGGHYYAFIRPTLSDQWYKFDDERVTKEDLKRALEEQYGGEEELPQTNPGFNNPPFKFTKYSNAYMLVYIRESDKDKIICNVDEKDIAEHLRIRLKKEQEEKEEKRKYKAQAHLFTIIKVARDQDLKEQIGKDIYFDLVDHDKVRSFRIQKQTPFQQFKEEVAKEFGVPVQLQRFWIWAKRQNHTYRPNRPLTPQEELQPVGQIREASNKANTAELKLFLEVELLVERPIPPPDKSKEDILLFFKLYDPEKQELRYVGRLMVKSSSKPMDITGKLNEMAGFAPDEEIELFEEIKFEPCVMCEHLDKKTSFKLCQIEDGDIICFQKPLGNKETECRYPAVPSFLEYVQNRQLVRFRALEKPKEDEFVLELSKLHTYDDVVERVAEKLGLDDPSKLRLTSHNCYSQQPKPQPIKYRGVDHLSDMLVHYNQTSDILYYEILDIPLPELQGLKTLKVAFHHATKEEVVIHNIRLPKQSTVGDVINELKTKVELSHPDAELRILEVFYHKIYKIFPLTERIENINDQYWTLRAEEIPEEEKNIGPNDRLILVYHFAKETGQNQQVQNFGEPFFLVIHEGETLEEIKNRIQKKLHVSDEDFAKWKFAFMSMGRPEYLQDSDVVYNRFQRRDVYGAFEQYLGLEHTDTSPKRAYSANQSRHTYEKPVKIYN; this comes from the exons ATGACTATAATGACTCCGCCTCCCGGTGAT CAGGAGGATGAGGAGATGCTTGTGCCGCATTCAGATTTGGTTGACGGCACTACTCAGCCCATGGAAG TTTCGGAAACTGAGGCTGCTGTGAGTACTGTGGAGAACCAGCAGCCAGCTGAGGATCCTCCCACTCTGAAATTCACGTGGACTGTCCCTAACTTCTCTAGGCAGAACACCAGGAAGCATTACTCTGATGTATTTGTCGTTGGAGGTTACAAATG GCGCATATTAATTTTCCCGAAAGGGAACAATGTCGACCATTTGTCCATGTACTTGGATGTTGCTGATGCTGCGACTTTGCCTTACGGTTGGAGCCGATACGCTCAGTTCAGTCTGGCTGTGGTTAATCAAATCCACACCAGATATACCATTAGAAAAG AAACGCAACATCAATTCAATGCAAGAGAAAGCGACTGGGGATTTACATCATTCATGCCTCTCAGCGAACTTTATGATCCTAGTAGAGGTTATTTAGTGAATGATACTGTTTTCGTTGAAGCTGAAGTCGCTGTACGGAAGGTTCTTGATTACTGGTCATACGACTCTAAGAAAGAGACTGGTTTTGTTGGTCTTAAGAACCAAGGTGCCACTTGCTACATGAATTCTCTCCTACAGACACTATACCACATACCTTACTTCAGAAAG GCTGTATACCACATGCCGACAACTGAGAACGACGCGCCCACAGCAAGTATACCTTTGGCTCTCCAAAGTTTGTTTTACAAGCTCCAATATAACGACACTAGTGTTGCGACTAAAGAGCTGACAAAGTCGTTTGGTTGGGATACATATGATTCTTTCATGCAACATGATGTTCAAGAACTCAATCGAGTTCTCAGCGAAAAACTTGAGGACAAGATGAAG GGAACTGTTGTGGAGGGAACAATACAACAGCTATTTGAGGGTCACCATATGAATTACATTGAGTGCATAAATGTAGATTACAAATCTACACGGAAAGAATCATTTTATG ACCTTCAGCTGGATGTTAAAGGCTGCAAGGATGTTTATGCTTCTTTTGACAAATATGTTGAAGTTGAACGCCTTGAAGGAGACAACAAATATCATGCAGAAGGACATGGTTTACAG GATGCAAAAAAAGGCGTTCTTTTCATCGACTTTCCAccggttcttcagcttcagctcaAGAGGTTTGAATATGACTTCATGAGGGACACCATGGTGAAG ATAAATGATCGGTATGAATTCCCTCTTGAACTGGATCTTGATAGAGAGAATGGAAAGTATTTATCCCCTGATGCTGACAGGAGTGTCCGCAACCTTTACACGCTTCACAG TGTGTTAGTTCATAGTGGAGGAGTACATGGTGGGCACTATTACGCTTTTATAAGGCCGACGCTCTCTGATCAATG GTATAAATTTGATGATGAACGAGTAACCAAAGAAGATTTGAAAAGGGCATTGGAGGAGCAATATGGTGGTGAAGAAGAG CTACCACAAACTAATCCTGGTTTCAATAACCCTCCTTTCAAATTCACAAAGTACTCGAATGCATACATGCTTGTATATATCCGGGAAAGTGACAAAGATAAAATTATCTGCAACGTTGATGAGAAAGACATTGCTGAACATTTAAGG ATAAGGCTGAAGAAAGAACAGGAAGAAAAGGaggaaaaaagaaaatacaAGGCACAAGCTCACCTTTTTACGATAATTAAG GTTGCAAGGGATCAAGACCTAAAGGAACAAATTGggaaagatatatattttgatcTTGTTGATCATGACAAAGTTCGTAGTTTCCGGATTCAGAAACAGACGCCATTTCAACAATTTAAG GAGGAAGTGGCCAAAGAATTTGGTGTACCTGTTCAGCTACAGAGGTTCTGGATTTGGGCAAAGCGACAAAACCATACCTATCGTCCCAATCGCCCCCTTACTCCTCAGGAGGAATTGCAACCG GTTGGACAAATAAGAGAAGCATCTAACAAGGCAAACACTGCAGAACTTAAGCTGTTTTTGGAAGTGGAGTTACTG GTTGAACGTCCTATTCCTCCTCCTGACAAATCGAAAGAAGatattcttcttttctttaagCTTTATGACCCCGAGAAGCAAGAGTTGAG GTATGTTGGTAGACTGATGGTGAAAAGTTCCAGTAAGCCTATGGATATAACTGGAAAATTGAATGAAATGGCTGGCTTCGCTCCTGATGAAGAAATAGAACTATTTGAG GAAATCAAGTTTGAGCCATGTGTAATGTGCGAACACCTGGATAAGAAAACTTCGTTCAAACTGTGTCAA ATCGAAGATGGAGATATCATTTGCTTTCAGAAACCTCTTGGTAACAAGGAGACTGAGTGCCGTTATCCAGCTGTACCTTCGTTCCTTGAATATGTCCAGAATCGACAG CTGGTCCGATTTCGTGCTCTGGAAAAACCTAAAGAAGATGAATTTGTTTTGGAGTT GTCAAAGTTGCACACTTATGACGATGTCGTGGAAAGAGTGGCCGAGAAGCTTGGTCTTGACGATccatccaagcttaggcttacATCTCACAATTGCTATTCCCAGCAACCCAAGCCTCAGCCTATCAAATACCGTGGGGTAGACCATCTGTCAGATATGTTAGTACACTACAATCAG ACGTCTGATATCTTGTATTATGAAATTCTGGACATTCCTCTTCCAGAATTGCAAGGTCTGAAAACCTTAAAAGTTGCTTTCCATCATGCCACGAAGGAAGAG GTGGTAATCCACAATATCAGACTACCTAAACAAAGTACAGTCGGAGATGTTATCAATGAACTTAAAACAAAG GTGGAGCTGTCGCATCCAGATGCAGAACTGAGAATACTTGAGGTGTTTTACCACAAGATCTACAAG ATTTTCCCATTAACTGAAAGAATTGAGAATATAAACGACCAGTACTGGACTTTGCGAGCTGAGGAG ATTCctgaagaagagaaaaatattGGTCCAAATGATCGCTTAATTCTAGTGTACCACTTTGCTAAGGAGACTGGACAAAATCAG CAAGTGCAAAACTTCGGGGAGCCGTTCTTCTTGGTAATCCATGAAGGTGAAACTCTTGAAGAAATCAAGAACCGTATCCAAAAGAAACTGCATGTATCTGATGAGGACTTTGCCAAG TGGAAGTTTGCGTTTATGTCAATGGGGCGTCCGGAGTACTTGCAGGACTCGGATGTTGTTTACAATCGCTTTCAG AGAAGGGATGTCTACGGTGCCTTTGAGCAGTACCTTGGGTTGGAGCACACTGATACCAGTCCTAAGAGGGCTTACTCTGCAAACCAG AGCCGACACACTTATGAGAAGCCGGTGAAAATATACAATTAG